One segment of Primulina tabacum isolate GXHZ01 chromosome 14, ASM2559414v2, whole genome shotgun sequence DNA contains the following:
- the LOC142524560 gene encoding chorismate synthase 2, chloroplastic, giving the protein MAASLAKHFLGAPSASEASAHLGSLHSSSILPSQNLQLPARRSVPKRLEIQASGSTFGTYFRVTTFGESHGGGVGCVIDGCPPRIPLTVADLQVDLDRRRPGQSRITTPRKETDTCKIASGTADGVTTGAPIKVEVPNTDQRGNDYSEMSLAYRPSHADATYDFKYGVRSIQGGGRSSARETIGRVAAGALAKKILKLYAGTEVLAYVSQVHKVVLPEDLVDHDTVTLDQIENNIVRCPNPEYAEKMIAAIDTVRVRGDSIGGVVTCIARNVPRGLGSPVFDKLEAELAKAVLSLPATKAFEFGSGFGGTFMTGSEHNDEFYMDDSGRMRTKTNRSGGIQGGISNGEIINMRIAFKPTATISRKQNTVSRDKHEMELIARGRHDPCVVPRAVPMVEAMVALVLVDQLMAQHAQCMLFPINPALQEPLESTETTKAQIPLQ; this is encoded by the exons ATGGCGGCGTCCCTTGCTAAGCACTTCCTCGGAGCTCCATCTGCTTCCGAGGCCTCCGCCCATCTCGGATCCCTCCACTCGTCGTCCATTCTTCCGTCTCAGAACCTCCAGCTTCCAGCTCGCAGATCCGTACCCAAACGCCTCG aaataCAGGCGTCCGGTAGCACATTTGGAACTTACTTCCGTGTTACTACATTTGGAGAATCTCATGGTGGTGGTGTGGGGTGTGTGATTGATGGATGCCCTCCTAGAATTCCCCTCACAGTAGCGGATCTTCAAGTTGATCTGGATAGGAG GAGGCCTGGTCAGAGCAGAATAACTACTCCTAGAAAAGAGACCGACACATGCAAAATAGCTTCAGGAACTGCTGATG GGGTAACCACTGGAGCTCCAATCAAGGTAGAAGTGCCCAATACGGATCAAAGAGGGAAT GACTACAGTGAAATGTCCCTAGCTTATAGACCATCTCATGCAGATGCAACTTATGATTTCAAATATGGCGTGAGATCAATACAG GGTGGCGGGAGATCTTCTGCCAGAGAAACAATTGGAAGAGTTGCTGCTGGAGCTCTCGCAAagaagattttaaaactttatgcAGGAACTGAA GTTCTTGCTTATGTTTCACAAGTACACAAGGTTGTACTTCCAGAAGATTTGGTTGATCATGACACTGTGACACTTGATCAG ATAGAGAATAATATTGTAAGGTGCCCAAATCCAGAGTATGCTGAGAAAATGATTGCTGCTATTGATACTGTTAGAGTGAGAGGTGATTCCATTGGAGGTGTTGTCACCTGCATTGCTCGGAATGTTCCACGG GGGCTTGGTTCTCCAGTCTTTGACAAACTTGAAGCAGAGCTGGCCAAAGCTGTTTTGTCGCTACCTGCGACGAAGGCCTTTGAGTTTGGCAGTGGATTTGGAG GTACTTTCATGACTGGCAGTGAGCATAATGATGAGTTCTACATGGATGACTCTGGCCGAATGAGGACTAAAACCAACCGATCTGGTGGGATACAG GGTGGGATATCAAATGGAGAAATCATTAACATGAGAATAGCTTTCAAGCCCACAGCCACAATCTCT AGGAAACAGAATACTGTGAGTAGGGACAAACACGAGATGGAACTTATAGCTCGAGGACGCCATGATCCATGTGTTGTTCCTCGAG CTGTTCCCATGGTGGAAGCAATGGTGGCACTGGTGCTTGTTGATCAATTAATGGCACAACATGCACAATGTATGCTGTTTCCGATTAATCCTGCGTTACAGGAACCCCTTGAATCGACCGAAACTACGAAGGCGCAGATTCCCCTTCAATAA
- the LOC142524530 gene encoding patatin-like protein 6 isoform X2: protein MACIGVDNVKSYSLGLQEPSIDADKLSYEIFSILETNFLFGCDDQKIWVPKPLTEQQLRNDVVLKGEHGLQAVKNQRWKICILSIDGGGMQNVLSAKALSFLEMALKSKSGNPNARIADYFDVAAGAGVGGIFTAMLFATNDQSRPIFHADDTWKFLEAEGDKICHPAKTRNRKGNLLKRLFRKTGGADFATSGLEKAIKEAFKDEKTGRSLTLKNTLKPILIPCYDLASMAPFLFSRADALESDSFDFNLWEVCAATAAEPGSFGPVCMKSVNGSTRCFGVDGGLAMNNPTAAAITHVLHNKQEFPFVRGVEDILVLSLGAGCQVLEGSFDYEEVKKWKSKDWARPTARISADGSSEFVDQAVALAFGQSRSSNYVRIQANGTNLVQHGLKIESHPTPSKLKMLISVADDMLKQKNVESVLFKGKRIGERSNFEKLEWFAEQLVLEHQRRSCGIAPTVAFKQVTPKAS from the exons ATGGCGTGTATTGGTGTTGACAATGTTAAAAGTTATTCGCTTGGATTGCAAGAACCCAGTATTGACGCGGATAAATTGAGCTACGAGATTTTCTCGATACTGGAAACCAATTTTTTATTTGGCTGTGATGATCAGAAGATATGGGTTCCGAAGCCGCTGACGGAGCAGCAGCTCAGAAATGACGTCGTGCTTAAAGGAGAACACGGCCTTCAGGCAGTGAAAAACCAGAGGTGGAAAATATGCATCCTCAGCATAGATGGCGGTGGGATGCAGAACGTTCTATCGGCTAAAGCGTTGTCGTTTTTGGAAATGGCGTTGAAGAGTAAGTCTGGCAATCCCAACGCCAGAATCGCCGATTATTTCGACGTCGCCGCCGGGGCCGGAGTAGGTGGTATTTTCACGGCGATGCTTTTTGCCACCAACGATCAAAGCCGCCCGATTTTCCACGCCGATGACACGTGGAAGTTTCTGGAGGCGGAGGGTGATAAAATCTGCCACCCCGCAAAAACACGCAATCGCAAGGGCAATCTACTCAAGCGACTTTTCAGGAAAACCGGCGGCGCCGATTTTGCCACCTCCGGTTTAGAGAAGGCGATAAAGGAAGCTTTCAAGGATGAAAAAACCGGGCGCAGCTTAACGTTGAAAAATACTTTGAAACCGATTTTGATCCCTTGCTACGACCTTGCCAGTATGGCGCCGTTCCTATTCTCCCGAGCAGATGCTCTGGAATCAGACAGCTTCGATTTTAACCTCTGGGAGGTGTGTGCCGCCACAGCAGCAGAACCCGGGTCATTCGGCCCGGTTTGCATGAAGTCAGTTAATGGGTCGACACGTTGCTTCGGCGTGGACGGAGGGTTGGCAATGAACAACCCCACGGCGGCGGCTATTACCCACGTGCTTCATAACAAACAGGAATTCCCTTTTGTGAGAGGGGTTGAGGATATTTTGGTACTTTCACTGGGTGCCGGCTGCCAGGTTCTCGAGGGCAGCTTTGACTATGAGGAAGTCAAGAAATGGAAGTCTAAAGATTGGGCTCGGCCGACGGCTAGGATTTCCGCCGACGGCTCGTCTGAGTTTGTTGACCAAGCCGTAGCTTTAGCTTTCGGTCAGAGCCGCAGCAGCAATTATGTCCGCATTCAG GCTAATGGAACCAACTTGGTTCAACATGGGTTGAAGATCGAGTCGCACCCTACTCCTAGCAAACTGAAAATGCTGATCAGCGTGGCTGATGATATGCTGAAACAGAAAAACGTCGAATCGGTCCTCTTCAAGGGTAAGAGGATAGGAGAGAGGAGCAATTTTGAGAAACTCGAATGGTTTGCTGAACAGCTAGTGCTTGAACATCAGAGGAGGAGTTGTGGAATAGCTCCCACTGTTGCATTCAAGCAAGTTACCCCAAAAGCTTCTTGA
- the LOC142524530 gene encoding patatin-like protein 6 isoform X1: MACIGVDNVKSYSLGLQEPSIDADKLSYEIFSILETNFLFGCDDQKIWVPKPLTEQQLRNDVVLKGEHGLQAVKNQRWKICILSIDGGGMQNVLSAKALSFLEMALKSKSGNPNARIADYFDVAAGAGVGGIFTAMLFATNDQSRPIFHADDTWKFLEAEGDKICHPAKTRNRKGNLLKRLFRKTGGADFATSGLEKAIKEAFKDEKTGRSLTLKNTLKPILIPCYDLASMAPFLFSRADALESDSFDFNLWEVCAATAAEPGSFGPVCMKSVNGSTRCFGVDGGLAMNNPTAAAITHVLHNKQEFPFVRGVEDILVLSLGAGCQVLEGSFDYEEVKKWKSKDWARPTARISADGSSEFVDQAVALAFGQSRSSNYVRIQQANGTNLVQHGLKIESHPTPSKLKMLISVADDMLKQKNVESVLFKGKRIGERSNFEKLEWFAEQLVLEHQRRSCGIAPTVAFKQVTPKAS, from the exons ATGGCGTGTATTGGTGTTGACAATGTTAAAAGTTATTCGCTTGGATTGCAAGAACCCAGTATTGACGCGGATAAATTGAGCTACGAGATTTTCTCGATACTGGAAACCAATTTTTTATTTGGCTGTGATGATCAGAAGATATGGGTTCCGAAGCCGCTGACGGAGCAGCAGCTCAGAAATGACGTCGTGCTTAAAGGAGAACACGGCCTTCAGGCAGTGAAAAACCAGAGGTGGAAAATATGCATCCTCAGCATAGATGGCGGTGGGATGCAGAACGTTCTATCGGCTAAAGCGTTGTCGTTTTTGGAAATGGCGTTGAAGAGTAAGTCTGGCAATCCCAACGCCAGAATCGCCGATTATTTCGACGTCGCCGCCGGGGCCGGAGTAGGTGGTATTTTCACGGCGATGCTTTTTGCCACCAACGATCAAAGCCGCCCGATTTTCCACGCCGATGACACGTGGAAGTTTCTGGAGGCGGAGGGTGATAAAATCTGCCACCCCGCAAAAACACGCAATCGCAAGGGCAATCTACTCAAGCGACTTTTCAGGAAAACCGGCGGCGCCGATTTTGCCACCTCCGGTTTAGAGAAGGCGATAAAGGAAGCTTTCAAGGATGAAAAAACCGGGCGCAGCTTAACGTTGAAAAATACTTTGAAACCGATTTTGATCCCTTGCTACGACCTTGCCAGTATGGCGCCGTTCCTATTCTCCCGAGCAGATGCTCTGGAATCAGACAGCTTCGATTTTAACCTCTGGGAGGTGTGTGCCGCCACAGCAGCAGAACCCGGGTCATTCGGCCCGGTTTGCATGAAGTCAGTTAATGGGTCGACACGTTGCTTCGGCGTGGACGGAGGGTTGGCAATGAACAACCCCACGGCGGCGGCTATTACCCACGTGCTTCATAACAAACAGGAATTCCCTTTTGTGAGAGGGGTTGAGGATATTTTGGTACTTTCACTGGGTGCCGGCTGCCAGGTTCTCGAGGGCAGCTTTGACTATGAGGAAGTCAAGAAATGGAAGTCTAAAGATTGGGCTCGGCCGACGGCTAGGATTTCCGCCGACGGCTCGTCTGAGTTTGTTGACCAAGCCGTAGCTTTAGCTTTCGGTCAGAGCCGCAGCAGCAATTATGTCCGCATTCAG CAGGCTAATGGAACCAACTTGGTTCAACATGGGTTGAAGATCGAGTCGCACCCTACTCCTAGCAAACTGAAAATGCTGATCAGCGTGGCTGATGATATGCTGAAACAGAAAAACGTCGAATCGGTCCTCTTCAAGGGTAAGAGGATAGGAGAGAGGAGCAATTTTGAGAAACTCGAATGGTTTGCTGAACAGCTAGTGCTTGAACATCAGAGGAGGAGTTGTGGAATAGCTCCCACTGTTGCATTCAAGCAAGTTACCCCAAAAGCTTCTTGA
- the LOC142524715 gene encoding protein disulfide isomerase-like 1-4, with protein sequence MAMKSVVILSVFLYLICFSVSIQSLKPEKDEDLTFLEQDEKNDAESSDSAHPYGHPRDYENYDDLEEDDDLSTYTDDDGGYSTPEVDETHVVVLKESNFSEFVQKNRFVMVEFYAPWCGHCQALAPEYAEAAAELKDEEVVLAKIDATEETELAQKFDVQGFPTVYFFVDGIQKPYTGHRTKDSIVSWLKKKIGPVLQNITTIDEAQSILAAQEKLVLGYLESLVGSDSEELGAASKLEDDVSFYQTTSSDVAKLFHIDPLIKRPALAVIKKEAEKFSIFDGQFTKSAIADFVFENKLPLVTNLTRESARKVFENPIKKQLILFATSSDSEKFYPTFLEAAKAVKGKLLCVYVELDNEDVGKEVSEYFGVNGASPRVIAYTGNDDARKFLLDGELTISSIKSFGENFLRDNLRPFYKSDPIPENNDGDVKIVVGNNFDEIVLDESKDVLLEIYAPWCAHCQSLEPIYNKLGKHLRGIDSLVIAKMDGTTNEHPRAKPDGFPTLLFFPAGNKSFDPITCDTDRTVVAYYKFLKKHTSIPFKLQQPASQQRTTVSSDSTSGREASRNDVKDEL encoded by the exons ATGGCAATGAAATCTGTGGTAATTCTTTCAGTTTTTCTCTACTTAATTTGCTTCAGTGTATCGATACAGTCGTTAAAACCTGAGAAAGATGAAGATCTGACTTTTCTTGAGCAAGACGAGAAAAATGATGCCGAATCATCTGATTCAGCTCATCCCTACGGCCATCCGAGAGATTACGAGAATTACGACGATTTGGAGGAAGATGATGATTTGTCGACGTACACGGACGATGACGGCGGCTACAGTACGCCGGAGGTGGACGAGACTCACGTGGTGGTTCTGAAGGAATCGAACTTCAGCGAGTTTGTTCAGAAGAACAGGTTTGTGATGGTGGAGTTTTACGCGCCGTGGTGCGGGCATTGTCAGGCACTGGCTCCGGAGTACGCGGAGGCGGCGGCGGAGCTTAAGGATGAGGAGGTGGTGCTGGCGAAGATTGATGCCACAGAGGAGACAGAGCTGGCGCAGAAGTTCGATGTGCAGGGGTTTCCTACTGTATACTTCTTCGTGGATGGGATTCAAAAACCCTATACTGGTCACCGCACCAA AGATTCTATTGTTTCTTGGTTGAAGAAAAAGATAGGACCGGTGTTACAAAATATTACAACGATTGACGAGGCACAGAGCATTTTGGCAGCTCAAGAGAAATTAGTTTTGGGCTACTTGGAAAGTTTGGTG GGTTCAGATAGTGAGGAACTTGGTGCTGCCTCAAAGCTCGAAGACGATGTTAGCTTTTACCAGACGACATCTTCAGATGTGGCGAAGCTCTTCCACATCGATCCTCTCATCAAACGTCCAGCTTTGGCTGTAATTAAAAAAGAAGCAGAAAAATTTAGCATTTTTG ATGGCCAGTTCACTAAGTCGGCAATAGCGGATTTTGTATTTGAGAATAAGCTTCCTCTTGTCACCAATTTGACACGAGAGAGTGCACGAAAAGTGTTTGAGAATCCGATCAAGAAGCAG TTGATACTTTTTGCCACTTCTAGTGATTCAGAGAAATTTTATCCAACATTTCTAGAGGCAGCAAAAGCTGTCAAGGGAAAG CTTCTGTGTGTTTATGTGGAATTGGATAACGAAGATGTTGGCAAAGAAGTCTCCGAATACTTTGGAGTCAATGGAGCCTCTCCAAGG GTTATTGCATACACAGGAAATGATGATGCCAGAAAGTTTTTATTGGATGGAGAATTGACCATTAGCAGCATCAAG TCTTTTGGAGAGAATTTTTTGCGAGATAATCTTCGGCCCTTCTACAAATCAGATCCTATACCTGAGAAT AATGATGGGGATGTCAAAATAGTGGTAGGCAACAACTTTGATGAAATTGTGCTGGATGAGTCCAAAGACGTTCTTCTTGAG ATATATGCTCCTTGGTGCGCACACTGTCAATCTTTAGAACCTATATACAACAAGCTTGGCAAGCATTTGAGAGGTATAGATTCCCTTGTAATTGCCAAGATGGATGGGACAACAAACGAGCACCCCAGAGCTAAG CCAGATGGTTTCCCAACTCTTCTCTTCTTCCCAGCTGGCAACAAGAGTTTCGATCCT ATTACTTGTGATACCGATCGCACAGTGGTGGCCTATTACAAATTCTTAAAGAAACACACATCCATTCCATTCAAGCTTCAACAACCGGCCTCACAACAGAGaactactgtttcttcagatTCCACCTCAGGCCGTGAAGCGAGCCGCAATGATGTAAAGGATGAATTATGA